The genomic stretch ATTCTTAACTTGATTAACGTTTTTCTATATTTGTTTTGCCCTAGAGTAGCTTTATATTTTAAGAAAAACACTAACATTTGAACACCTTTCAGACGTTGGCAAGATAAATCTTTACTGCTCTTTCACTTCATTCTCGGTGGAACGTAACTGTTCTGTAACATAAAATACTTCTATAATGTTTTaaccaactttttttttccattctttgTCATTTTCTGAATAAGATCCAGTCTAGTTCCCTTCTAATCTTAGAATAATGTAAAAATTTTAAATTGTTGTCAGAAGTAATTAAGTAAAGCAATTACTTTTTCCTTAGGTTTGATCCATACGGAAAGAGCAAATTTTCAGTGTGCCGTATTTGTAAAAGTGCAGTTCATCAGGCTGGGTCTAATTATTGTCAAGGCTGTGCATACAAAAAAGGTATGTGTTGGTCATTTTGATTTATTTTAGTATTTTGAGGTGACAATATGCTTGTGCACAGGAAGTTCTCAGATTTAAACTTTATGACACACAAGATCATGTTGAAAACGTTTGTAGTGATCTCAGTGGAACTGAAAATTATTTCtgcactaattttagaaaattTAATTTTTGTCTCTTGCTTGATTTTTGCATGCAATTTTTCCATTATGTTTTAAGTAAACTATTTCATTCATTTGATGTCTTCCTACAATGTTTTCTGACTCATTTGTTTGGTTCATAATTAAAGGTTAACTCAAATCTAAATAGAATTTGTGTCAATCAGACCAATAGGTTAAATCACCAATAAAAGAAATCCTTTACGGAAGGGCTGTTACCAGGTACATTACTTTATCTCCTTCCTGCTCAAGAAGAATGAAAAAAAGGCACAATGCTACAAAAGGATTTATTGATCTTGGTTTAGGTGCAGCACAGATTCACCAGAATAACACTGACTAAAGGGTCAAATAATGTGTCTGTTTGCACAGATTAGGTCTATGTTGGCTGGTGTAAAGAAAATGTTACCTCCAACTGAGGTATTTAAATGATTATAGAAATTCATAAGAACAGCTTTCTTCTGACATTACCATCTAAAACTTGAGTGAAGACTCATCAGAGATGATGTCAGGATGATCTTCCTCTCACAAAGGACATTGTAAATCTGGAATATTCAAAAGCTGTTAAAACAaggacatttttttaaaaaagtcaaaACAGCTAGGTTTTTAATCAAGTAAGGAGTACTGAGTAAAGGTATGGAAATTGAGCTGATGTGTACATGGAGTATGACTTTAATATTTTAATCTGCTATTTCTATTCCTGGATTTGGTTCTTTTTGCTCTTGTGTCTATGAATATTTTTATCACAATTCTTCTGGTTTTCATTTAAATGTTACTCATTACTATAGTTTTCTATTTCCAGTAAAGAATCCATTTACAATATGTTAAATTGCCTATTATATCTAGATCAACAAAATTATCAAATGTTCGAACATTAAACAGATTTTTCTTCTGTTACAGGCATCTGTGCAATGTGTGGCAAAAAAATCTTGGATACTAAAAACTACAAACAGACATCAGTGTAATTTAAATTTGAAACTGTGCTTGGGTATTTTGGACGTCATTGAAGTATCTAAACAACGTGCTGTTGCACCTTTAAAATTGCTCTTGTatgtaaatgaaataaaatgtataTAATTCTAGAACAGTAAAAGAAAAGCAGGTAATACTTCTGAAATAAATGTGGTTGCTTGTCTTATCTATTGGTGCACATATTTCAGTTGTAGAATTTACTCTGAATTGTAATATTGTTATAAATTTTGACTGGATAGATGACAAAGTCTCCAAATGAGTGGAGGCGTAATCACCTTGGCTATATATTGACAACGTGCAACAGCAGCAAAATTTATAATATTTGATAGTTtatctcctccttccatttcttgatTGCTCAAATAAAAAGAAATCTTGTGGCAGTCAGCATTCTTAAATTTGAAATGAttggagatttttttaaaatggagtCACAGTGATAGACATCCTTTGTGATGAAACTACCTTAATAGAAactttgagtactgtacttcCTGGGAAGGATTCTATTGATGTTTTCTTATATTTGCTTTGTTTTCTTCTGGTTCAGAAATGAAAATATTTATCAAGAATTTGGTAATTTGAACTTTTTCATTGCTGAGACTAATTTGCTATGCTGAGTTACAGAATTACTCAGCAATTTTGTAAagtttcctttttcttaatgctATGTAACAAGCTTTTAATGTTCCAGTTTTTGGAAGCAATAAAGTTACTTGGATTTTAGGAGTCTTTATCTCTGACTTGTTAATCCTTGCTTGGTACTGATTGACTAAATTACTCAAGAAGTCAAGCATATATGAATCTTCATGGTCATGAATCAGCACTCCGTCCAATCCCTATCTTGTCATCAGACTCACTGACCAGGTGAGTGCCATTGAAGTCTGGTGCACTAATCTCTACATGGCAAAGGCTAAATGCCAGCTTTCTGACAGCTCCTTGTAACTTCCTCCTGGACTATAAGATCATGGCCCTGGTAATGAACAGCAGGCCACCATCTCCCAGATTTTTACATAATTCATCACATTGGGAAAATCCTTCACATTTCATAGTCTCAAGCCTGCATTTCCTGCTACCTCTTGTCTATTATCTGTAAACAGGACTGCCCTGAAAGGCTTGCTGTTCTGTACAACTTGCCAATTGAACTAATTTCTTCATACCTGGACTCTTTCCTGTCTCCCTCTTCCACTCCCTTCACACTAACGTCTGGGATTCTTGTTTCCTTCTTGAACAAAGACCCCAGcaattcccctccaccaacaTCATCATCCACTTGGCAGAACTTGTCCTTGCTCTAAACAAATTCTATCAATTCCTCCCACTTTCTGTAGATCAAAAGGGTAACCATGGGTTCTCATGGGCCGCAGCAACACATCATTTTGTTGCCTATGTAGAGCGAGCCTAGTTGCATCTACTCCAGCACACCTCAGACCatcacccccaaccacccagctCTTTTTCTCCACTACATTGGTACTGCTCCCTGCATTGTGTGGAACTCATCAATTTATTGCCTTTGCTGCAAGCTTTCACTCTGCCTTTAAATCCACCAAACTGTTTGACTCTCAGTAGTCTGAATGGCCACTTACAACTGTCCACCAACTATCACAACTGCCTACTATAAAGGTGTCAGTTTGCCATCTCTTCTGGATTTGTCATCACCAAGTCActtctcaagatgaggcctcttGCCCTACGGCTTTTGAAATGCCTTCCAGAAATGGAGCTCTCACGAGCTTTTTCCTCTATTTCCTGCCTTTCTGctctcaccaccccaccccagaaAGAAGAGTTCCCTTGATCTTCACATTTCACCCCATGAACATCCACATCCAACGTATCCCAGCTCCTAGGGGATCATTCCACCGGTCACAGAGCCAAAAAGCATGGAAACTGGCCCTCTGATCCAACTAATCCATAGTAACTATGACTCTCATCTAAgcaagtcccatttgcctgtgtttggcctatATCCATCCAATCTTCTGTGTTTCCCAATTTTTGTTTTTCTGCAAGGACCATTCTCTGTGACTCCCTGATCTGCTTAtccctccccacacacccctcactgtctccTGGCGCTTTCCCCTGTTGCAGTTGGAAGTTAAAGATTTTTCTTACCATTATCTAAGTATCTAAACAGCCTTTCCAAGTGAGGCAGAGGTTCACCTGCACCTCTTCCAACCTGGTCTTCTGTGCCATCTAACTGATGTGGTTCTCTACAATGGAGAAACCAGTTGTGAATAGGTGTCCATTTTGTGGACCATCTGCATCTTGCCCACATCTTAAGCTTTTGGATGCATGTCATTTTGACTCTTGTTCTCACTCCTAACTcctatctgtctcactcctgtttgTCCTTAGCCTCGGCTATTCATACAAAGAGGACAAACACCATCTTATTTTGCTTGGGTTACTTAAAACCCAGTGACATGAACATTGAAATTATCTATTTCAGGTAACCCACACCCCTGATACATCCTCACCTGTCAACCTACTTGTCTTCTCTTTGTTCACTTTTcccattccttcctctccaccttGTTCCATCTGGCAATCATCCCTTCCCTATTTAAACATATACatcacctaccagcctctgtCACTCTCCTACCTTTTATAGCTGGTTTAGAGCAGTCTCTCCCCTTTCCTCTCAAACCTGATGCAGGGTTATGAACTGTTAAGTCACTCCTTTTGTCTATTAAATGCTGCATGCCCTTATGCCCCTCTGAGTTCTTGCAGTGCtcactcctcttcccccccccattcaatttccagaatctgcactgTTGTTGTGTCTCTACGTCCAAAATTATCTACTAAAGGAGCATTACAAAAGAGCCATAAATACTTCAACATTTGCACAAGTATTCTTTCCAACTTGCAAATTTTGGAAAAACAACTAACTGTGCCAAGAGCTGTTTAACACAGAAAATATCGAGCAGGATAGCCACAAGATGGCAGTCCTTTCATTGTAGTTGTACTTTGGCAGGCATCTTTGTAATTCAACTTCACAATCCCTTTGTGGTACAGTTTACGTTTATTGCTGCTGCCAGGTGCAGTAGAAGCAGGACGGGAGTAAAATACAGCCATAAATTGATAGAATTGGGATGCATCAGCAGAATAAAGGGGGTTCTGGCCACATGATACTTCTCTAACACTGATAATTTCTTTATCCTCAGTAATTCACCTAGCAttgattaaagttcaaagttcaagtaaatttattatcaaagtacttatatgttgCCATAAACAaccttgtgggtattcacagtaaatacaaagaaacacacattGGAATACATTATAAttaaaactaaattacaataagtaggtaaaaaaatttaaaataattatggagtgcaaaacgagagggaaaataaactgaggtagtggtcatgggattattttccatcagatttctgatgggAGGGGAAGATACTGTTCCAGAAAtatagagtgtgtgtcttcaggctcctgtacctcctccttgatggtagtaatgagaaaagggcaggtcctgggtgacTGGGGTCCACAATAATGGATGCTATATTTTTGACACATCGCCTTTTGAAAGTATTCTAGATGAGGAGGCAGCTGGCTGAGTTACAGCTCATTGCAGCTCTTTCTGATCCtctgcagtggcccctctataccaaatgctgatgcagccagttagaatgttgtcTGTGGTACActtgtagaaatttgagagtgtctttggttacataccaattctcctcaaactccaaatgaagaagatgccttctttgtaattgcattaatatgttgggcccaggattgatcctcagagatgttgacacccaggaactcgaaactgctcaccctttccacttctgatccctctgaggactggtgGGTGTTCCCTCTGATTGCCCCTTCTGAAGTCcccagtcagttccttggtctcagTGACAtggagtacaaggttgttgctatgacgcCACTCAACCATCTGATCTATCGCACTCCTgtgtgcctcctcatcaccatccgaaattctgccaacaatagttgtgacatcattgcaacaaatttcatgatgtcagtaatattaaacctgtttctgaatcactgaaagACCACCCATAACAAAATGGACAAACCACCAATGTGCAATAGacaaaaagaaaatttaaaaattgatcaataaataaacatgcaaataagcaacaaatattgagaacaagtggtgaagagtccctgaaagttaGTCAATAGGTTGAGGGGACTGTTCAGAGTCAGGGTGAGTAAAGATCTCTATTGCTTataaggtgagagtaagcgttcagcacggactagaagggctgcgatggcctgtttccgtgctgtaattgttatatgttacatggttatataagAAAAACCTGTTATATTACAGGATTGTTTTTGCAAAGTTAACTCTATAGCACAAACAGTGACTCAGTGTGAATTGTGTGAAATTGATTAACCTGTCATTTAGATTTGTTTAGTCCTATAAATACACCATTACTGTTAACAAACCAAAGTTTGCAGCCATTTCATAAATGTATGCAAGCAATAGACTCCAGGATGCCAGTAAGCAACATTGAGATGAAGAGGATTTTAATTTTCAAGTGGTAATTATATGGAGGTATACTTCTCCTTTATGTAATACTTAAAACCAATAGTCATGAAGGAGAGAGTTAGCTAatgcacaaacacaagagattctgcagaggctggagaactcagcagctcaggcagcatcaagggaaagaaaaagagagtcaacattttgggccaagacccttcatcagtgtaCTGCAGTAAGGGAAGGGTTAAAGACAACACCCAGGCAAGAATAGCTTGAAGCAGTTATAGTCAAGTGAGACCACCAGAGACACGCCCCACTTACTACAGACTACATATGCACATATAATTTACCAAAAAGTCAATATCCTTAAGTTCAGCAAGTTGAAAATAATGTATATAAATCATTGAACTTCAAAATTCTCAGCTTTTGCTTTTTTCCCCCCAGGGAAAGCAGGTCCTGAAGTAAATTTTTAGGTGGAATCTATTTTTATTAGTTGTCTCCTCTGATAATAGCAGTGATTTAATTTGAGATTAGTTTAGGTCTGGCTGAGGCTTCCTGTGAATTCTGCAGGCAGCCTCTTTAATATTAAATTACTGAGGAATCCTGGCACAGATGCATCAAAATCACAGAAATAAAATTCATAACGTACTGGGGTAAGTAGAAAAAAATGTGTATATATATTAAACAGGTGATCAGTTACCGGATTTCTGGTAACTGCAGTTTGTTTGAGATGCTTAATTGAAATTCTATATGAAAGTCATTGTTTTGGAAGACAACAGCAAGCAATATACCAAATCAAAATATTttggatactggaaatctgatttTATAAATGGAAAATAGTAAATTCAGGCCTAtcaagcagcatccatagaagttaaatatttcaggtcaatgaatATCATGTACAGCATAGTGTACAGAATATCCCTTAAACAATGCATGAGAAGGGTTACTTCCACAACTGTTACAGTTATAGTTATACAGCaaggaatcaggcccttcagtccaactcaAGGTGCCTTCTAGAACTGGCCCCAGTTTGGCCCACATCCTTCTAAGCCTTTCTAATCCAAGAACCCATAACAATGTCTTTTAATCATTGTGATTATACCCACTTCTACCATTTCATCCGGTAACTCATTTCACAtacacccccaccccacactcagtgtgaaaaAAATTGCCCCTTAGGTCCCTTTTAAAtatctcccctctcactttaaatctataTGCTCTTGTTTTACTCTTCCATaccttgggggtggggggggggggcgggggagactGTGGCCATTTAACTTACCTATGCCCCACatgattttgtatatctctatgagGTCACTATTCAGTCTTCTATGCTCTAGGGGAGAACGTAGAAGATCCCCACCTCAACTTCAGTAACTTTCGCTGAAGAACCATAGAAATCCTTGGATCTTGGAAGCTTTTTATCCGAGGCTTCCATGTTATAAGCAGAGAATCCCTGTGGGTAATTTCACTTAAATTTTGATACAATTGTTCCCCTCCCCCAAATTTCAGGTGTTTTACAATTATAATCTTCTTAAATGGTGCAAATTATCAGCAACAATGAGCAAGGAGGATGTGGGAGTGAGCAGCAGGATGGACACATAAATAGACCCACTTCCCAGCAAGCAGTGACAGTGTTGGAGGTGGGTAAactctatgtgcctatctatatCCTGTTACTGATTCAGAGGCAGATGATTGGTGAGTGGCAACAAGTGGGTATTTCTACCCTTGTTACTTCCATTCACTGAAATAAAAGTAAAGGGATGACTGACTACTACAATTGAAAGTCTTTAAGAGAGCAATAATATCCCTAGAGTAATTACTAAAATGAGTAACGTGGCTTAGTCCAAGCTTAATTCATAGCAGAAGTTCTGGTCCCCATGAAATACTACTACTGCACTGTCACAGCTGACCACAGTTTCAGGAAGTGTGTATGGCTGTAACTCCCGACTGAACACATTGCTTGGTTACATCTGCTGCACCATGGAGTATCCGTGGTACAGAGGATATTGTGGATACAATGTTTAGTGATCTGGTCACATCACAAGCTATGAGTGCATAGACAGAAAAGCAATGGCTACCCACAGAACAGAGTGGTAAGTGTAGCCTGGTAGTGAAGGAGTTCTCTGTGCTCATCTGCCTTTCAACTGTGTTGGATAATGTTGGGGGGAATGGCCTCCACAGGAGAAAGCAGCAACAGCCAAGACTGTGGCACTGCGGTCTGCTTTGTTGCAAAGGGTTTGGGGGTTGGTTAAGAAAAGACTACGGTAGGTGGCTAGTGATAGGGGACACAATT from Hemitrygon akajei chromosome 7, sHemAka1.3, whole genome shotgun sequence encodes the following:
- the cript gene encoding cysteine-rich PDZ-binding protein, with product MVCEKCEKKLGRVITPDTWKDGSRNTMESGGRKINENKALTSKKARFDPYGKSKFSVCRICKSAVHQAGSNYCQGCAYKKGICAMCGKKILDTKNYKQTSV